A single region of the Montipora capricornis isolate CH-2021 chromosome 13, ASM3666992v2, whole genome shotgun sequence genome encodes:
- the LOC138030705 gene encoding igLON family member 5-like, translating to MSSCSSCCVTHVCAIVSEPSSIDPFTKKNVIEEEDLTIRCEATGTPPPNVSWVKTSDGVRISGKQLVFTYINRNEAGEYRCEASNLCGNASESVEIDVFFKPEMVQLFASEETVDSSASITFNCSAYSNPMVHTYHLYENENMVEQISSTGVWTRTMSTGGEFVFNCMVNNTVGTAMSPNVSVTVNGKCTTLCGLLNDFKCNFE from the exons ATGTCCAGTTGTAGCTCGTGTTGTGTTACTCACGTTTGTGCAATTGTTTCAGAGCCTTCATCCATCGACCcatttacaaagaaaaatgtaattGAAGAAGAAGACTTGACCATAAGGTGTGAAGCAACTGGTACCCCACCACCTAATGTATCTTGGGTCAAGACCAGCGATGGAGTGCGTATTAGTGGAAAACAGTTGGTTTTCACATATATCAATAGGAATGAAGCAGGAGAATACAGATGTGAAGCAAGCAATCTATGTGGCAATGCTTCCGAGTCTGTAGAAATTGATGTGTTTT TTAAACCGGAGATGGTCCAGTTATTTGCCAGCGAAGAAACAGTCGATTCCAGTGCTTCCATCACCTTCAACTGTTCAGCTTATAGTAACCCCATGGTCCATACGTATCACTtgtatgaaaatgaaaacatgGTTGAGCAAATCAGCAGCACGGGAGTTTGGACCAGGACAATGTCCACTGGAGGAGAGTTTGTATTCAATTGCATGGTTAATAACACTGTTGGAACAGCAATGAGCCCAAATGTCTCTGTGACTGTCAATGGTAAATGCACAACCCTTTGTGGGCTTTTAaatgatttcaagtgcaattttgaataa
- the LOC138030704 gene encoding uncharacterized protein — MKMFQEKSKTEGKEVWYGICASSQLSFLLLLIFFLGFCVFRSGSVIADVELIFNSSVAKDAIEGLLKESLKDNKLGDLDVGQFKFDGVIPAPVKECSQFFEGPDCKQATGALIALIVVAVVVVVALLIAIVACSLQKKNATGQGSVQNGKYSQRQDPEGHGTVGKEGNVYGGVTSGRNGHGSVNTGFEDETAQAGTPMVILNSNNAQTPGITLNDSRSQKARPGEGTYADLGDFQQTPSSTTVPTGPLKRGPKYEETPYAEITQFLQGPVEPEKEESPEEVPVNLEGPLEEPEDDVKDDALNNLNDDARDQSNEQTNAQKLYPSLKEVDGGNKPAQFEVSI, encoded by the exons atgaagatgttccaagagaaatcgaaaacagaGGGAAAAGAGGTGTggtatgggatttgtgcaa GTTCTCAATTATCTTTCCTTttattattaatctttttcttgGGCTTTTGTGTTTTTAGGAGCGGCAGTGTTATTGCAGATGTTGAACTCATATTCAATAGTAGTGTTGCGAAAGACGCTATAGAAGGGCTCTTAAAAGAGTCTTTGAAGGATAACAAACTTGGTGATCTTGATGTCGGTCAGTTTAAGTTTGATGGAGTTATTCCAG CGCCAGTAAAAGAATGCAGTCAATTTTTCGAAGGACCAGATTGCAAGCAAG CCACAGGTGCACTGATTGCCTTGATCGTTGTAgcagtggtggtggtggtagctCTTCTCATTGCCATCGTTGCTTGCAGCTTGCAGAAGAAGAATGCTACTGGCCAAGGATCCGTCCAAAATG GTAAATATTCACAAAGGCAGGACCCAGAAGG ACATGGCACAGTAGGAAAGGAAGGTAATGTTTATGGCGGTGTTACATCCGGCAGAAATGGACATGGCAGTGTAAATACTGGATTTGAAGATGAAACTGCACAGGCAGGGACACCAATGGTTATATTGAACTCCAATAACGCCCAAACACCCGGAATCACACTCAATGACTCGCGCTCTCAG AAAGCCCGGCCCGGGGAAGGAACCTATGCGGACCTTGGGGATTTCCAGCAAACGCCAAGTAGCACAACAGTCCCTACTGGGCCTTTAAAAAGGGGCCCGAAATATGAAGAAACGCCCTATGCAGAGATAACGCAATTCTTACAGGGTCCTGTTGAACCAGAAAAGGAGGAAAGTCCTGAAGAGGTACCAGTCAACCTAGAGGGTCCTTTGGAGGAACCAGAAGATGACGTTAAAGACGATGCCTTGAATAACCTAAACGATGATGCACGTGACCAATCCAACGAGCAGACCAATGCACAGAAATTGTATCCCAGTTTGAAAGAGGTTGACGGTGGAAATAAGCCCGCCCAATTCGAGGTctcaatttaa